The following coding sequences are from one Sphingobium sp. RAC03 window:
- a CDS encoding DUF5983 family protein — protein sequence MRRFPVCACSTAHLPCAEHDAIDRLIQHATRRRGRIIVDHPILSIEAHQYGFWVHLGFMDDWPERPDGLSPQFWALLADARKAGANWLSFDRDEPPSDRFLVFAAMQAEATGDAGESVNAANTAGMITIRCSACGSAEVMRDAWARWDDDAQDWALGAVFDAAFCEACEKDATLSEQPLDRSQHTHP from the coding sequence ATGCGCCGCTTCCCTGTCTGCGCCTGTTCGACAGCGCATCTTCCCTGCGCCGAGCATGACGCCATCGACCGGCTGATCCAGCATGCGACGCGAAGGCGCGGCCGGATCATCGTCGATCATCCGATCTTGTCGATCGAGGCCCACCAATATGGCTTCTGGGTCCATCTTGGCTTCATGGATGACTGGCCCGAGCGCCCCGATGGGCTTTCGCCCCAATTCTGGGCTTTGCTGGCAGACGCCCGCAAAGCCGGAGCGAACTGGCTGAGCTTCGACCGTGATGAACCGCCTTCCGATCGGTTCCTGGTCTTCGCGGCCATGCAGGCGGAGGCGACGGGCGACGCCGGGGAATCGGTTAATGCCGCGAACACTGCTGGGATGATAACGATCCGCTGTTCTGCATGTGGCAGCGCCGAGGTGATGCGCGACGCCTGGGCGCGCTGGGACGATGACGCCCAGGACTGGGCGCTCGGCGCTGTGTTCGACGCAGCCTTTTGCGAGGCCTGTGAAAAGGACGCGACGCTCTCCGAGCAGCCGCTCGATAGATCGCAGCACACACATCCCTGA
- a CDS encoding DUF6880 family protein, producing the protein MAVSKKGSRGAGKMTSEAIEALGPARLARLVLAQAERDAVFARAVRIELAAKEDSGALAHEIDKRLKTIRRSRGFIEWDKVPALARELDQLREAIMGPLADHSLSQAVESMRLFLSLAEPVFERSDDSSGSLGEIFRQGGEDLGGLWCQAEAPNVELLAGDILMLVEGDGYGVFEELPGAASPALGQKGRATLRGMLLKRQAAKTGNDRRQFDYKVGWLLPKLADLDGDVDAYIATVDPDRRNPLLNAQVAARLIAHDRAKEALDWIDAPVDRGHNERELAELKLRAFEALGRRDDVQAQRKAIFDRWLDVQALRDWLRALPDFEDVAAERQALDQAMAYDRATSALAFLIAWPNLKRAGALARDRLEDLEARAYDVLRPAAEALAQADPGGATLLYRRLVAGVLDRASSKYYPYAARDFAAAAALSDRIAGDTDIVSHEDWMADLRKVHGRKIGFWNQVAGKFG; encoded by the coding sequence ATGGCGGTCTCCAAAAAGGGCAGTCGCGGTGCGGGCAAGATGACGTCCGAAGCGATCGAGGCGCTGGGACCCGCTCGCCTTGCCCGGCTTGTTCTGGCGCAAGCCGAGCGTGACGCCGTCTTCGCCCGCGCCGTTCGCATCGAGCTGGCGGCCAAGGAGGATAGCGGCGCGCTGGCCCACGAGATCGATAAGCGACTGAAGACCATCCGGCGTTCGCGCGGGTTCATCGAATGGGACAAGGTTCCTGCACTCGCGCGCGAGCTGGATCAGTTACGCGAAGCGATCATGGGGCCGCTAGCCGACCACTCGCTGAGTCAGGCGGTCGAGAGCATGCGGTTGTTCCTGAGCCTTGCCGAGCCGGTGTTCGAAAGGTCGGACGACAGCAGCGGTTCGCTTGGCGAGATATTCCGTCAGGGCGGCGAGGATCTGGGTGGGCTATGGTGCCAGGCGGAGGCACCCAATGTCGAGCTGCTGGCGGGTGACATTCTGATGCTTGTCGAGGGCGACGGTTATGGTGTCTTCGAGGAGCTGCCGGGAGCGGCTTCTCCAGCTCTGGGGCAGAAGGGCCGCGCAACCTTGCGCGGGATGCTGCTTAAGCGGCAGGCGGCCAAGACAGGGAATGACCGGCGGCAGTTCGACTATAAGGTCGGCTGGCTGTTACCCAAACTCGCCGATCTCGACGGCGATGTGGACGCCTATATTGCAACGGTCGATCCCGATCGTCGCAATCCCCTGCTCAATGCGCAGGTTGCCGCCCGCCTGATCGCGCATGATCGTGCGAAAGAGGCCCTTGACTGGATCGATGCACCGGTCGATCGCGGTCATAATGAGCGTGAGCTTGCCGAACTCAAATTACGTGCCTTTGAGGCGCTGGGCCGCAGGGACGATGTACAGGCGCAGCGCAAGGCGATCTTCGACCGCTGGCTCGACGTGCAGGCACTGCGCGACTGGCTCAGGGCTTTGCCCGATTTCGAGGATGTCGCTGCGGAGAGGCAAGCCCTCGATCAGGCCATGGCATACGATCGGGCGACATCGGCGCTGGCGTTCCTGATTGCCTGGCCCAATCTCAAACGCGCCGGCGCGCTGGCAAGGGACAGGCTCGAAGATCTGGAAGCCCGGGCTTATGACGTTCTGCGTCCTGCCGCTGAGGCATTGGCGCAGGCCGACCCGGGTGGGGCCACCCTGCTCTATCGGCGGCTGGTCGCCGGCGTCCTCGACCGGGCAAGCTCGAAATATTATCCCTATGCCGCGCGGGACTTCGCGGCGGCGGCCGCCCTGTCCGACCGTATCGCAGGCGACACCGACATCGTGTCGCATGAGGACTGGATGGCCGATCTTCGCAAGGTGCATGGACGCAAGATCGGCTTCTGGAATCAGGTCGCGGGGAAATTCGGATAA
- a CDS encoding DUF5983 family protein: protein MYASPAAVRTANVLSPPAGAISMTLYTLSHLETAACLWEAVLELRDRPVTNSDASSRALALHKCVDTLGTAALRLVVVGWVEAVEAAWRAVEGEYPLSFDWDFVPRWIADTVDWSDPRHPVIRGTAPAQNAKSTLVPPAGYGAAPPPAIGTSHKNHIAIEVHAAVIEHRHGMNIHVAVDAMALDAEIAAYCREYWSEIDDSRDPKALSDAKVISSYFEQHPSESCTKDLIRFEPVAYARPLIAGLIEQGRYCVLSTAHLTVHTASCLDKWASWPPSDRPIDIAASVYGWFVPTRAIDDDRRAQLPQDLLRLIAFGRARGFQFLLFDCDGSDVDGLPLHHW from the coding sequence GTGTACGCCAGTCCAGCCGCTGTCCGAACTGCGAACGTTCTGTCCCCTCCCGCCGGAGCCATATCAATGACCCTTTACACGCTATCCCATCTTGAAACCGCTGCTTGTCTTTGGGAAGCCGTCCTCGAACTGCGCGATCGCCCTGTGACCAATTCTGATGCAAGCAGCCGGGCGCTCGCCCTGCACAAATGCGTCGATACACTGGGCACCGCGGCGCTGCGCCTTGTCGTGGTAGGCTGGGTCGAAGCGGTCGAGGCCGCATGGCGAGCGGTCGAAGGCGAATATCCGCTTTCGTTCGACTGGGATTTTGTGCCCCGCTGGATTGCCGACACTGTCGACTGGTCAGATCCTCGCCATCCGGTCATTCGAGGAACTGCGCCTGCTCAGAACGCCAAATCTACGTTGGTTCCACCAGCAGGATATGGCGCGGCACCTCCACCCGCAATCGGGACCAGCCATAAGAATCATATTGCGATAGAGGTTCATGCTGCCGTGATCGAACATCGACATGGCATGAACATTCATGTCGCAGTCGATGCGATGGCTCTCGATGCGGAGATTGCTGCTTATTGCCGCGAATATTGGAGCGAGATCGATGACTCCCGCGACCCGAAAGCGCTGTCCGACGCCAAGGTGATATCAAGCTATTTCGAACAGCACCCCTCAGAGAGCTGCACGAAGGACCTTATACGCTTTGAGCCCGTCGCATACGCGCGACCCCTTATTGCAGGATTGATCGAGCAGGGCCGCTATTGTGTATTATCGACCGCCCATCTGACGGTCCATACCGCCTCATGCCTCGATAAATGGGCGTCCTGGCCGCCCAGCGATCGACCGATCGACATCGCAGCTTCCGTCTATGGCTGGTTCGTGCCGACGCGCGCCATCGATGACGACCGCCGTGCGCAATTGCCGCAGGACCTGCTGCGGCTCATCGCCTTCGGCCGCGCGCGCGGCTTTCAGTTCCTGCTCTTCGACTGTGACGGCAGTGACGTCGACGGACTGCCGCTCCACCATTGGTGA
- a CDS encoding DUF932 domain-containing protein codes for MATLAPMTDSPRLSAPYRIDVSRGHMSSRVSSEWFSRPDDEKYLSLTSLYDAVRSRADRATTRIVESRSIRVEAKSDNPERLMLMAPGDDRALAPTNWSFGQVASLVGAPASYLRQLPAALAGINLQHGLINHRGEQVKLLQTENGRTELRAATGSEYGRIFDWELVQAVMAFAGDGVGDTRWKVPGTIDWGSMTYNPYVDITRETTTLYASDRDIFLFLVDDTHPIEAGKLPNGDPDLYFRGFYAWNSEVGSKTLGIATFYLRGVCANRCLWGVENFEEVNIRHSKFAAARFAHQAAPALEHFANSSPSHFISGIKAARERIVARKEEDREPFLRKRGFSKAETAKIIQTVLAEEGRPPESIYDFVQGITALARSKPHQDSRLDLENKARKLLEQAF; via the coding sequence ATGGCGACTCTTGCCCCCATGACCGACAGCCCCCGGCTCAGCGCTCCCTATCGGATCGATGTCTCGCGCGGACATATGAGCAGCCGCGTATCCTCCGAGTGGTTCTCACGTCCCGACGACGAGAAATATCTCTCGCTCACCAGCCTTTATGACGCCGTGCGCAGTCGCGCGGACCGGGCGACCACGCGCATCGTTGAAAGTCGTTCGATCCGGGTCGAGGCGAAAAGCGACAATCCAGAGCGATTGATGCTCATGGCACCTGGCGATGATCGAGCGCTTGCACCCACCAACTGGTCCTTTGGACAGGTCGCAAGTTTGGTCGGAGCGCCAGCCTCCTATCTGCGCCAGCTTCCCGCCGCGCTTGCCGGCATCAATCTCCAGCACGGGCTGATCAACCACCGCGGCGAGCAGGTCAAACTGCTCCAGACCGAGAATGGCCGCACCGAATTGCGAGCGGCTACCGGATCAGAATATGGCAGGATCTTCGACTGGGAACTGGTGCAGGCGGTGATGGCCTTTGCCGGAGATGGCGTCGGCGACACAAGGTGGAAGGTGCCTGGAACCATCGATTGGGGCAGCATGACCTATAACCCCTATGTCGATATCACCAGGGAAACGACCACGCTCTACGCATCGGACCGGGACATTTTCCTGTTCCTTGTGGACGATACGCACCCCATCGAGGCGGGCAAGCTGCCTAACGGCGATCCCGACCTCTACTTCCGCGGTTTCTACGCCTGGAACAGCGAGGTTGGCTCCAAAACCCTTGGGATCGCGACCTTTTACCTACGCGGCGTATGCGCCAACAGGTGCCTGTGGGGTGTCGAAAATTTCGAGGAGGTCAATATCCGCCACTCGAAATTCGCCGCCGCCCGTTTTGCGCATCAGGCCGCGCCGGCGCTTGAGCATTTCGCAAACTCTTCGCCATCGCATTTCATCTCCGGCATCAAGGCCGCCCGCGAGCGGATCGTCGCGCGCAAGGAGGAGGACCGCGAACCCTTCCTGCGCAAACGCGGCTTTTCGAAGGCCGAGACAGCAAAGATCATCCAGACCGTGTTGGCAGAAGAAGGCCGTCCGCCTGAGTCCATCTATGATTTCGTCCAGGGTATAACGGCGCTGGCCCGATCGAAGCCGCATCAGGACAGCCGCCTCGACCTGGAAAACAAGGCCAGAAAGCTGCTCGAACAGGCGTTCTGA
- a CDS encoding type II toxin-antitoxin system VapC family toxin, translating to MRRIRPQRSAARLSRRPETELPLVHKAPVIGRELLLDTCVYIDVLQGKTSVEVDALLENRIVNHSSVALAEMTHLMGALDPADKRTASVLKTLGRTIDDIPEHRLSAPSSRMFGEAGMLAGMVTRLSGQPHSIALLNDALLFLQAAATGCDLLTGNRRDFDFLDQLIPGTGLILY from the coding sequence TTGCGTAGGATCAGGCCGCAGCGATCTGCTGCCAGGCTGTCGCGACGCCCCGAAACGGAATTGCCGCTCGTTCACAAGGCACCGGTCATAGGCCGGGAGCTTTTGCTCGACACCTGCGTCTATATCGATGTGCTTCAGGGCAAGACGTCGGTTGAAGTAGACGCCTTGCTGGAAAACCGGATCGTCAATCACTCCAGCGTAGCGCTTGCCGAGATGACCCATCTGATGGGTGCCCTCGATCCTGCCGACAAGCGCACGGCGTCGGTTCTCAAGACGCTGGGACGGACGATCGACGATATCCCGGAGCATCGTCTGAGCGCCCCCTCCTCCCGCATGTTCGGAGAGGCCGGTATGCTGGCAGGCATGGTCACACGGCTTTCCGGCCAACCCCATTCGATCGCCCTGCTGAACGACGCCCTGCTGTTTTTACAGGCTGCCGCGACCGGCTGTGATCTGCTGACCGGAAACCGGCGCGATTTTGATTTTCTGGATCAGCTCATTCCAGGAACGGGCCTCATCCTGTATTGA
- a CDS encoding MucR family transcriptional regulator, whose protein sequence is MADTEQSDFTAMTVQLLSAYFSNNQVPAGEIAGIIEATRGALERKAQVEAPPVAPDHVPAVSVRKSLGSREHIISMLDGKPYKTLKRHLAVNGLTPAEYRERYNLPKDYPMVAPAYSEQRRIVAQKLGLGRRVGAETQAAAPVEEASPVEEVAPLAEAAPVIEAAPVIPTEAKPKRGRVKAAAAEPDAQRDIAPVETKPEPVLPEMASAKPARKTSTSRKSPRASTKTRPASQEVTPAPMTVEAVKPVGKTKTAAKATKPKASASAEAKGTRRRTLKLNHVADETPTKASAE, encoded by the coding sequence GTGGCCGATACCGAGCAGTCTGATTTCACCGCAATGACGGTGCAGTTACTGAGCGCCTATTTCTCCAACAATCAGGTTCCAGCCGGCGAGATTGCCGGGATCATTGAAGCGACACGCGGCGCATTGGAACGAAAGGCCCAGGTGGAGGCCCCGCCAGTAGCGCCCGATCATGTTCCCGCGGTCTCGGTCCGCAAGAGCCTTGGCTCACGCGAGCACATCATCAGCATGCTTGATGGCAAGCCATACAAGACCCTCAAGCGGCATCTGGCGGTCAATGGTCTGACACCGGCCGAGTATCGCGAGCGCTATAATCTTCCCAAGGATTATCCCATGGTCGCGCCTGCTTATTCGGAACAGCGGCGCATCGTCGCGCAAAAACTCGGCCTTGGACGGCGGGTTGGCGCGGAAACGCAGGCTGCGGCACCGGTGGAGGAAGCATCGCCAGTTGAAGAGGTGGCACCTTTGGCAGAGGCGGCACCGGTTATCGAAGCCGCGCCGGTAATTCCAACGGAAGCTAAGCCCAAACGCGGGCGGGTCAAGGCCGCGGCTGCCGAGCCTGACGCTCAGCGGGATATCGCTCCGGTAGAGACTAAGCCTGAGCCAGTGCTGCCCGAAATGGCGTCGGCAAAACCAGCCAGGAAGACATCAACGTCCAGGAAGTCCCCCCGCGCCAGCACGAAGACACGGCCCGCCTCGCAGGAGGTGACGCCTGCGCCGATGACTGTGGAAGCCGTAAAGCCGGTTGGCAAAACAAAAACCGCGGCGAAAGCCACAAAGCCCAAAGCATCTGCATCTGCGGAGGCGAAAGGGACCCGACGGCGGACGTTGAAGTTAAACCATGTGGCGGATGAAACACCAACGAAAGCGTCCGCGGAGTAA
- a CDS encoding strawberry notch-like NTP hydrolase domain-containing protein, with the protein MTLPQLAFSQSQDAPTRLFAVARSLAHRLRNGGMINRQSLKRTMTQAFGEDDAAGAWSMRDAYDAFETAQVLHLADPQSPLLAGTPDDIFQRLRQFERALPTQTYRSEKQVDLQQFSTPISLAWLAAMAARCRSEDILLEPSAGTGMLAVHGARAGARLLLNEQDPARADLLSRSLGQIVTGHDAEHIQDLLTTEQLPTLVLINPPFSRSKGRGIDRHAGARHLRGALASLASGGRCVAIMPASFSPEGSAALSYNIVAELVPPRVEITILGSPYAKHGTGIDVRLLVFDKGWVGEPDRQVAGDIEAALALVLAIPDRLDLQPPPHVPPPAVALLPSRPVINIPAESLFAPTGVQRLAPPSRVAAVANDARPVTYTVREEPLAPGETVGIYSAWRPARIAIDGVSRHPDDLVESIAMASVFLPVPRYQPLLQTRAVRALSEAQLETIIYAGEAHARDLVGCFSANLAGDRLIEDRDGKLYRTGFFIADGTGVGKGREAAGIILDQWNRANRRAIWISMADLIEDARRDWTALGGLAIDIQPIANFPLGTSITMESGIIFLTYAALRSARHDTASRLQQLLDWTGEDFAGVIVFDESHAMAHAGGTENDFGKAQGSEQGLAGVRLQNALPRARILYMSATGAARPDNLSYAVRLGLWGPGTAFATRDMFMKAMEEGGIAALEVVCRDLKAMGLYTARALSFAGVEYEPLEHALTPDQISIYDAYADSWSIIHRGLRDVLAEIGIVDRISGKTQNARARGSALSAFESAKLRFFSSLLVSMKMPSLIKAIEQELALDNAVLVQLASTGEAIMDRRLSELSAQERAMMDIQVSPKETLIDYLKNGFPVRQMRVFRADDGAMRAEPMTDAQGHPVLCRQAIAARDELIEELCALPAIPTALDALIAHFGTDRVAEITGRSRRIVTDTTGRQKVERRGARANLFEVQAFQDGRKSIAAFSLAGSTGRSMHSDRGCSSAHKRRTHFLLELGFRILSAVQGFGRSHRTNQLTPPVYRPLTTDCRGERRFLSTIIRGLEALGALTRGQRQTGSQNLFDPSDNLESDYARDALVQWFHLLYEGKLRSVSLADFQDMTGLEICDEGGELLERLPPIHRWLNRILALRIATQNSIFEEFLGLVEDRVEAARAAGTLDLGIETIRADKMELLSDRLLRTDPVTGAETRLLRLKLHRRPPVTSWAALQLVCKGIDNIAWLHNGRSGRVALCIPTWPGQDEEGEWIERCHLIRPTGQARMVVAALSGSHWHQIDRDAFQVFWEQEVAEAVKNFMVETITMATGLLLPVWHKLPEDDVRVWRIDDGAGSSILGRIIHPAALERIEREFGLDGTTALGPVEIIEGARSAGGVSIPGLGPARLARVHVNDSPRLEIRDYRPEDRTWLKACGAFTEVVAFKTRLFLPPERAGEILARIIAERA; encoded by the coding sequence ATGACCTTGCCCCAACTTGCCTTCTCGCAGTCCCAGGATGCGCCCACGCGCCTGTTCGCGGTCGCCCGTTCCCTTGCCCACCGCCTGCGCAATGGCGGCATGATCAATCGCCAGTCGCTCAAACGCACGATGACCCAGGCGTTCGGCGAGGATGACGCGGCCGGTGCCTGGTCGATGCGCGATGCCTATGATGCGTTCGAAACCGCGCAGGTGCTGCACCTCGCCGATCCGCAAAGCCCGCTTCTTGCAGGAACGCCTGACGACATCTTCCAGCGACTGCGGCAGTTTGAACGGGCATTGCCCACACAGACCTACCGCTCGGAAAAGCAGGTCGATCTCCAACAGTTCAGCACGCCCATCAGCCTCGCCTGGCTTGCGGCCATGGCAGCGCGCTGCCGCTCGGAGGATATCCTGCTCGAACCCTCGGCCGGCACCGGCATGCTGGCAGTCCATGGCGCACGCGCAGGCGCGCGGCTGCTGCTCAACGAGCAGGATCCCGCACGCGCAGACCTGCTGTCCCGAAGCCTGGGCCAGATCGTGACGGGCCATGATGCCGAACATATCCAGGATCTGCTGACCACCGAGCAGCTTCCCACGCTGGTGTTGATCAATCCACCCTTCAGCCGCAGTAAGGGCCGCGGGATCGATCGCCATGCCGGTGCGCGCCATCTGCGTGGCGCACTGGCCTCCCTCGCATCTGGCGGGCGCTGCGTCGCAATCATGCCGGCGAGCTTTTCTCCCGAAGGCTCGGCAGCACTGAGCTACAATATAGTCGCAGAGCTTGTGCCGCCCCGCGTCGAAATCACCATATTGGGTAGCCCCTATGCCAAACATGGAACGGGGATCGATGTGCGACTGTTGGTCTTCGACAAAGGATGGGTCGGCGAGCCGGATCGCCAGGTCGCTGGCGACATCGAAGCTGCCCTGGCCCTTGTCCTCGCCATCCCCGATCGGCTGGATCTCCAGCCGCCGCCTCACGTTCCGCCACCAGCCGTTGCTCTGTTGCCCTCTCGACCCGTCATCAATATCCCGGCCGAAAGTCTCTTTGCCCCTACGGGCGTCCAAAGGCTCGCGCCGCCGTCGCGGGTCGCAGCGGTGGCAAATGATGCGCGGCCTGTCACCTACACGGTTCGGGAGGAGCCGCTTGCTCCCGGCGAGACCGTGGGCATTTATTCAGCCTGGCGGCCCGCCCGGATCGCTATTGATGGCGTTTCCAGGCATCCCGATGACCTTGTCGAATCCATCGCCATGGCTTCGGTGTTCCTGCCGGTGCCGCGCTATCAGCCCCTGCTCCAGACCCGGGCAGTCAGGGCGCTGTCAGAGGCGCAGCTTGAAACCATCATCTATGCCGGTGAAGCGCATGCACGCGATCTTGTCGGCTGCTTTTCGGCCAACCTTGCCGGTGATCGCCTGATCGAGGACCGGGATGGCAAACTCTATCGGACCGGCTTTTTCATCGCCGATGGAACGGGTGTGGGCAAGGGGCGCGAGGCGGCGGGAATCATTCTTGATCAGTGGAACCGGGCCAATCGCCGCGCAATCTGGATTTCCATGGCCGATCTTATCGAGGACGCCCGCCGCGACTGGACGGCGCTGGGCGGGCTTGCCATCGATATTCAGCCCATTGCAAACTTTCCGCTGGGCACGTCGATCACGATGGAAAGCGGCATCATCTTCCTGACCTACGCCGCCCTGCGCTCTGCACGCCACGATACAGCCTCGCGCCTGCAACAGCTACTGGACTGGACCGGTGAGGATTTTGCCGGGGTGATCGTCTTCGACGAATCTCACGCCATGGCGCACGCGGGCGGGACCGAAAATGATTTCGGAAAAGCCCAAGGCTCGGAACAGGGCCTGGCCGGCGTCCGGCTCCAAAATGCGCTTCCGCGTGCCCGCATTCTCTACATGTCTGCAACGGGCGCGGCGAGGCCAGACAATCTCTCCTATGCTGTTCGCCTGGGACTCTGGGGACCAGGCACTGCATTTGCGACGCGCGACATGTTCATGAAGGCCATGGAAGAAGGTGGTATCGCAGCCCTTGAGGTCGTGTGCCGGGATCTCAAGGCCATGGGCCTCTACACGGCCCGGGCGTTGAGCTTTGCGGGCGTTGAATATGAGCCGCTGGAGCATGCGCTGACGCCAGATCAGATTTCGATCTACGATGCTTATGCCGATAGCTGGAGCATTATTCATCGCGGATTGCGCGATGTGCTGGCCGAGATCGGCATAGTCGACAGGATATCGGGCAAGACCCAGAACGCCCGGGCGCGGGGATCAGCCCTCAGCGCCTTTGAATCCGCGAAATTGCGCTTCTTTTCCAGTCTCCTGGTCAGCATGAAAATGCCCTCGCTCATCAAGGCGATCGAGCAGGAACTGGCCTTGGACAACGCCGTGCTGGTACAACTTGCGAGCACGGGCGAGGCCATCATGGATCGGCGTCTCTCCGAACTCTCCGCGCAAGAACGGGCGATGATGGATATTCAGGTTTCGCCAAAGGAGACGTTGATTGACTATTTGAAGAATGGCTTTCCCGTGCGCCAGATGCGGGTCTTTCGTGCCGACGATGGCGCGATGCGCGCCGAACCGATGACCGATGCGCAAGGCCATCCGGTGCTTTGTCGGCAGGCGATAGCCGCACGTGACGAACTGATCGAGGAACTATGTGCGCTGCCCGCGATCCCGACCGCGCTCGATGCACTTATCGCGCATTTCGGAACCGACCGCGTTGCCGAGATTACGGGGCGCTCGCGACGCATTGTGACCGACACCACCGGTCGACAAAAAGTCGAGAGGCGTGGCGCGCGCGCCAATCTGTTCGAGGTTCAGGCGTTTCAGGATGGCCGCAAGTCCATCGCCGCCTTCTCCCTGGCCGGTAGCACAGGGCGATCCATGCATTCCGATCGGGGCTGTTCGAGCGCACATAAGCGCCGCACGCATTTTCTGTTGGAACTTGGCTTTCGCATTCTTTCGGCGGTGCAGGGCTTCGGTCGCAGCCATCGGACCAACCAGCTGACGCCACCCGTCTACCGACCGCTTACCACCGATTGTCGCGGGGAGCGGCGTTTCCTCAGCACCATCATCCGCGGTCTGGAAGCGCTCGGCGCATTGACCAGGGGGCAGCGCCAGACGGGATCGCAGAATCTGTTCGACCCTTCCGACAACCTGGAATCGGACTATGCCCGCGATGCGCTCGTCCAATGGTTCCATCTTCTCTATGAAGGCAAGCTCCGCAGCGTCTCGCTCGCCGACTTTCAGGACATGACGGGTCTTGAAATTTGCGACGAGGGCGGGGAACTGCTGGAACGCCTGCCGCCCATTCACCGCTGGCTCAACCGCATCTTGGCCCTGCGGATCGCGACCCAGAATAGCATCTTCGAGGAATTTTTGGGGCTGGTCGAGGACCGCGTCGAGGCGGCGCGCGCAGCCGGCACGCTTGACCTGGGCATCGAGACGATCCGCGCCGACAAAATGGAACTTTTGTCTGACCGGCTCCTGCGCACAGATCCTGTGACTGGCGCCGAGACAAGGCTTTTGCGCCTGAAACTGCACCGACGCCCGCCGGTTACCAGTTGGGCTGCGCTGCAACTCGTCTGCAAGGGCATCGACAATATCGCGTGGCTCCATAATGGCCGTTCCGGTCGGGTCGCACTGTGTATCCCGACTTGGCCGGGACAGGACGAAGAAGGCGAATGGATCGAACGTTGCCATCTCATTCGTCCGACCGGTCAGGCGCGCATGGTTGTTGCGGCCTTGAGCGGCAGCCACTGGCACCAGATCGATCGCGACGCATTCCAGGTCTTTTGGGAACAGGAAGTAGCCGAAGCGGTGAAGAATTTCATGGTCGAAACCATCACCATGGCTACCGGCCTGCTGCTGCCAGTATGGCATAAATTGCCCGAAGATGATGTGCGCGTGTGGCGGATCGATGACGGCGCGGGCAGTTCAATCCTGGGGCGCATCATCCATCCAGCCGCCCTCGAACGGATCGAAAGGGAGTTTGGCCTCGATGGCACGACAGCTCTTGGTCCCGTCGAAATCATCGAAGGTGCGCGTTCCGCCGGCGGAGTGTCGATTCCAGGTCTTGGTCCGGCAAGGCTTGCCCGGGTTCATGTCAACGACAGTCCGCGCCTCGAAATACGGGACTATCGGCCAGAGGATCGGACCTGGTTGAAGGCTTGTGGCGCATTCACGGAGGTCGTCGCTTTCAAGACCAGATTGTTTTTACCGCCCGAACGGGCAGGCGAGATACTCGCACGGATCATTGCGGAACGTGCCTGA
- a CDS encoding UPF0149 family protein, translated as MAIPLDYLDELDRLLLDQGENCMLLSQLDGFLTGILVSPDLLAPSQWLKKIWAGDDGTGMLEFSEMGGLQHFTDLVMHHYHVILACLDQPGSFEPVLEIDTRSNETLWELWIEGFGQAMDLAPSGWQRILEDDDAGCRAAIEGIRELRAFADGTKTLSLTAEDRWDQEAPELIPIWVEMLHQWRVENDPDRPVTIKRQKTGRNDPCPCGSGTKYKKCCGLN; from the coding sequence ATGGCTATTCCACTCGACTATCTCGACGAACTCGACCGGCTACTGCTTGACCAGGGCGAGAATTGCATGCTGCTGTCGCAACTGGACGGCTTCCTCACCGGAATCCTCGTTAGCCCCGATCTGCTTGCCCCAAGCCAATGGCTGAAGAAGATTTGGGCGGGTGATGACGGCACGGGCATGCTGGAGTTCAGCGAAATGGGCGGTCTGCAACATTTCACCGATCTCGTCATGCACCACTATCATGTCATCCTGGCCTGCCTGGACCAGCCGGGCAGCTTCGAACCGGTGCTGGAGATCGATACGCGGTCGAACGAGACATTATGGGAGTTGTGGATCGAAGGCTTTGGGCAGGCGATGGATCTTGCACCGTCGGGATGGCAGCGCATCCTCGAAGACGATGATGCCGGTTGCCGCGCCGCGATCGAGGGCATCCGCGAGCTGCGCGCGTTCGCCGATGGCACAAAGACGCTTTCTCTCACTGCAGAAGACCGATGGGATCAGGAAGCACCCGAGCTGATTCCGATCTGGGTCGAAATGCTGCACCAGTGGCGGGTCGAAAATGACCCTGATCGACCGGTTACCATCAAGCGCCAAAAGACCGGCCGTAACGATCCATGCCCCTGTGGGTCAGGCACCAAGTACAAGAAATGCTGCGGCCTGAATTAA